tcaataaagatatatattaaaataaaggtaattgcattgaaataaaggaatacattttgcatttttcccattcttttaattaatataaatgaaatttagatctttcttgtgaataaattatagtcatgatcatatgatcGACAGATTACAATTTCGAAAATCATTCTGTTcactcagaataattaaatagatgtcctgatattacttagcaactcagagagtttaaagcatttcaatgatattaagTTGATCCAGAGTTaaatcttttaaagattttcccttgtattggaagtcgtcgatataacctttgtgcccctctgatggttatttatcgTGGTCAAATtgcccttttcaaaacccagcaccatgcccttttttttcctgtgggaaacactaaaCTGTAAGTGTGAATGACTGGTATTGAACTCCTCAAACAGTAGAGTAACACTTATTCAAGTAAGTGTGCTGAATAACCACTTCAAATCTATTTATACCTTTGGCAGTTCTTTTAGGAGTTTCTTCCTTGCCTTCTCCTCCTGGAGGAGGTTACCTCCCCTGTTGTTGAATCTGTTTGGATCACATGCTTTTCTCTGAGGAGGAGATATTTTGTTGGTGATTACAATTTTTTCTCTATCTATCAATGCTtaaaataatgcaaaaaaatataagaGGTTGAGCAGacataacaacaaacaaaagGGGATACAGAAATTAAATGTTTGCAGTTAAATctgtttgaaagaaaattgtGCAGGTAGCAGCAACTTTATTGCGATTATTTTGCAGCAAGGTTGCAAgatatttttaatgtatttaagAAGTTTCATGATCAGTTTAATTGCACTTGGTCTGATTGATAAATAGCAACAGGTGATTTACCTCAAACTCCAACATTTGTTTGAAGAGTACCTCCCAGCGTGCCACATTTTCATACAACTGATGATGGTTGTCATAAAGTTGTCTAACTCTCGCCACTTCTTTGTCATGGATTTCCAGTAACTCTTCTGTATAATCATCTGTGTGAAAAGAGTTATCaatttgaatttgtttggttGTAAAGTCATTTGTGGTCATACCTTAAACTATTAAGCTTTAAACTGCAACAATTCTTTTAAACTCTTTAATTCTTAGTTTACTTCATGCAAAGGTGATTTCACTTTTTTTATGGAAAAATGCAACAGAAAACTTTACATTAATCATTCATTcccttgatatatatatcaacactaACAGACCAATGTAACAATAAAATTATCTTTTAAAgcagtaaaattatataaacatttgcaTTCATAATTTCCATTTGTTATAGAAGCAGGGCATGAAATCTATAGTGCCTGAATATTcaataacatatgaaaaaaatattatttattggtACTTGATACGAGTCACAcctgataatttatttatttacctgcAATGTGGAAGTGTTTAAATGCAGCTCTCTGCTGCTGACTGAAGTAACATTTATCCCACCATTCTACCAGTTCCCGCCGTGTGCTCTCCACAAATCGCTGCATATGTTCATATTTCAGTTTCTCACAGCGAGTGATCTCTTGTTTTAGCTATCAATAAAAACCATATTATTTATGTTTAGATAACACATAGTAATCTTAAGATCAAAATATCTGTAGATATCTTTCTGCATTCACtatttagattttaaatatttttttagagAAAAGTCAGATATAAATCATCCTTTTTGCAAGGACATTGAAATCTTTTCTCATAAAACCAACAGTCTTTCTGACAAGTTTGCcctttaaaatattgaaatcagAATGTATGTAAAATTGTAGGAATTTCCAAAGCAACTTCTCATATTCTTTCTTGTATCACTTCTGTACAACTTACAGCCTGTATCACTGCAGGCTTGACCCCTTCCTTGCCCTCCGAAAACACAGCACGGTCATCGCTGGATATGTCTAATCTGTCCCATAACACATGTATTCTCTGCCACATTTTTACTGATTCCTGTTTTAAATCTTCTACTAGTTCCTCTAGctaaaaacgagaaaaaaaaaacatcatttaaaagtatttccAAGTTATGCCTAGGTACAACAGGCATGTAAGAGGTTCCTTCTACTGagtttttcttatttatttatacaaataaattggCAATTGTAGAAGATATGCATACTTATGTTACATTAAAGTAGTAATGAAATGAAAGTTTTTAAAGGTTTTTAAGATATGCAaagcatgaaaaaaaaattctcagaCTTGTACTTCAAACCTTATGTTCTTGTCTCATGTTAATATGTCTAACTTACATTTTACCTCAAAGTTTAAAGTCTCAAACTTAAAAAAGGACAAGGTAAAGCATAAGACGAAACATGGGttttatatcagaaataaaCCGATTCTAATGAATGTTGGGCTAATTTTTATCCCTGTGGTCTGCTTACTCATGTCTAATATCAAATTGTGCAATGCTAATTAAAGATAAACACAAGATTTTACTTTGACCTACCTCTGTTTTTAATAACCTTAATGATTTTAAGTTATCCTCAGATAACTGGAATGTGTCATCTTCCTCACAAATTACGTCTCTTTCGAAGTCTGACTCAGGTGTTCTGTCCATTTCTTGAAAAAGTTCTACAACCCCTTTCTTGATATTTACAAAGTCTGTAAAACGTTTTGcctggaaaaaaagaaaagatcaTAAATCTGTCATGGAACAAGTATATTCAGTATTTGcaattttgcatattacagagttatctgcccttgcatgtaggtaggtattgattgtgacgccatgtgtttgtgagcataatttctcagagaaaatgacacaaatttcactcacaaaattATTATGTCACTATGGATACCTTCTCGAGGTTAATCTGAAATCTGAAATATGCAGAAACGGAATACATCAAGAGGGGTCAAGAAGTATTCCGTCCTTGTATATTATAGATTCACCTCCGTTGCGAGTATGTATCCACTGTAACaccattattttgtgagtgaaactcAATTCACTTTGTTTTCAGAACTTTTCTCTGAAAACTCTGATGTTATGTTGGCAgacatatgatgtcacaatcaataactaCTCGCAAATGTAGATTTATAACTCTGCAAAGACATAATACCTAGTTTGACCTTGATTCTTCACATGTCTTATCACAAGCTGATTATGAAACTTAAGAAGCGCCAAAGAGAATAAAACATTCTTATATCTATAGTTTTGCCTTGCTCGATACAAGTTacttttagacccaatattctTACATATAAGGTCTGatactaacaaactgtgtaacaaATAATCTTTAGTTTACTGTCAAACCTTTTCTGTTTTGagggagttgacatgttttttgAGGGCCTCCAACTGCTCTGAACTAGGTGTGGTTCCTGTTGGGATATAGTAGGGAGTCAGACACATCAGATCACACAGTTTCTGGTCCTCTTCCTTTAGTGTCTGTAGCATCTCTAGTCTCTCACGCTTCTCAGTAGCTAATGTCTCACATCTCAACTTCAGGTCCTTCTCTAGCTGTAGCATTGATAGCCCTGCTTTGGCCTAAAAGTCAAAATCACATATATCAAAATGACAATCAAACTATTGTCTGTccaactgaaaatattttatatgattatCAAGTCATCTCCATCAAGTTAACAATAATAAGGCACTTTGAGATAGGAAACAGATCaggaaaaatattgaaacaaatctAAATAAACAAAAGAGCTGGAAGGGGGATACATACAAAGAATACATTTTAAGTTTGCTTATTCTTGATATGATGTACTAGCTACATGGAGCCAAGGAAGAGAGCGTACAAATTGcaattcaaatgtttaatattgACACAATCTTCAATACAATGAAGTAGATTGATTACTAGGTAGTTAATGTAGatgtaaaacatttcaaataaaaaaatgtttccttATAATAGCTTACTTTATATTCTGGCATAGACATTTCTTCTGTTAAAATATCTAACTCTCGTCTGTATTTTTCTGTTCTCTGTGCGATGGTATTCTTCAAAGTTTCTTCTTCTCGCACCATTTCATCCAAGAGGTTTCGTAGATGCAACATGACCGTTCCTGATCTTTCCTGAC
This genomic window from Argopecten irradians isolate NY chromosome 11, Ai_NY, whole genome shotgun sequence contains:
- the LOC138334879 gene encoding protein regulator of cytokinesis 1-like isoform X3, with protein sequence MSFNKENVKKELLQSLEVAMCKLHRIWSEIGICETQRQERSGTVMLHLRNLLDEMVREEETLKNTIAQRTEKYRRELDILTEEMSMPEYKAKAGLSMLQLEKDLKLRCETLATEKRERLEMLQTLKEEDQKLCDLMCLTPYYIPTGTTPSSEQLEALKKHVNSLKTEKAKRFTDFVNIKKGVVELFQEMDRTPESDFERDVICEEDDTFQLSEDNLKSLRLLKTELEELVEDLKQESVKMWQRIHVLWDRLDISSDDRAVFSEGKEGVKPAVIQALKQEITRCEKLKYEHMQRFVESTRRELVEWWDKCYFSQQQRAAFKHFHIADDYTEELLEIHDKEVARVRQLYDNHHQLYENVARWEVLFKQMLEFERKACDPNRFNNRGGNLLQEEKARKKLLKELPKVEEEVKDNIAEWEKANGQQFLVEGERFMDYIESRWTRYQKEKIKEKEDRNKAKAKLMEEEIFYGSKPNTPAKRRFLGTPSKTPSKMRKLNNGGVSVQMSLISKGNDTTRTPGSCSRISSCSRIQHSSVFASPYRKPPASTSKLTPAASKAGKSARRRSNRIARKVLAEKNIPDIHVIPNDTMFSHTTREIRSRPYCRSSILPSPGKKIC
- the LOC138334879 gene encoding protein regulator of cytokinesis 1-like isoform X2 gives rise to the protein MSFNKENVKKELLQSLEVAMCKLHRIWSEIGICETQRQERSGTVMLHLRNLLDEMVREEETLKNTIAQRTEKYRRELDILTEEMSMPEYKAKAGLSMLQLEKDLKLRCETLATEKRERLEMLQTLKEEDQKLCDLMCLTPYYIPTGTTPSSEQLEALKKHVNSLKTEKAKRFTDFVNIKKGVVELFQEMDRTPESDFERDVICEEDDTFQLSEDNLKSLRLLKTELEELVEDLKQESVKMWQRIHVLWDRLDISSDDRAVFSEGKEGVKPAVIQALKQEITRCEKLKYEHMQRFVESTRRELVEWWDKCYFSQQQRAAFKHFHIADDYTEELLEIHDKEVARVRQLYDNHHQLYENVARWEVLFKQMLEFERKACDPNRFNNRGGNLLQEEKARKKLLKELPKVEEEVKDNIAEWEKANGQQFLVEGERFMDYIESRWTRYQKEKIKEKEDRNKAKAKLMEEEIFYGSKPNTPAKRRFLGTPSKTPSKMRKGNDTTRTPGSCSRISSCSRIQHSSVFASPYRKPPASTSKLTPAASKAGKSARRRSNRIARKVLAEKNIPDIHVIPNDTMFSHTTVSSCFQPHVNTGELSTASTGDYQEFEREIRSRPYCRSSILPSPGKKIC
- the LOC138334879 gene encoding protein regulator of cytokinesis 1-like isoform X1, which codes for MSFNKENVKKELLQSLEVAMCKLHRIWSEIGICETQRQERSGTVMLHLRNLLDEMVREEETLKNTIAQRTEKYRRELDILTEEMSMPEYKAKAGLSMLQLEKDLKLRCETLATEKRERLEMLQTLKEEDQKLCDLMCLTPYYIPTGTTPSSEQLEALKKHVNSLKTEKAKRFTDFVNIKKGVVELFQEMDRTPESDFERDVICEEDDTFQLSEDNLKSLRLLKTELEELVEDLKQESVKMWQRIHVLWDRLDISSDDRAVFSEGKEGVKPAVIQALKQEITRCEKLKYEHMQRFVESTRRELVEWWDKCYFSQQQRAAFKHFHIADDYTEELLEIHDKEVARVRQLYDNHHQLYENVARWEVLFKQMLEFERKACDPNRFNNRGGNLLQEEKARKKLLKELPKVEEEVKDNIAEWEKANGQQFLVEGERFMDYIESRWTRYQKEKIKEKEDRNKAKAKLMEEEIFYGSKPNTPAKRRFLGTPSKTPSKMRKLNNGGVSVQMSLISKGNDTTRTPGSCSRISSCSRIQHSSVFASPYRKPPASTSKLTPAASKAGKSARRRSNRIARKVLAEKNIPDIHVIPNDTMFSHTTVSSCFQPHVNTGELSTASTGDYQEFEREIRSRPYCRSSILPSPGKKIC